The region ATCGAACAGGCCGCGCACAGCCGCGTGTCGTGCGGTCATGTTGCCCGCCAACCCGCCCAGAACAGACGTGCCGACCCAGAAGGCCAGTCGCTGCGGGAAGGGTGCGTCGTCCGTGCCGAACGCGCCGACGAAGGCGAGGAACACGCCGGCTATGGCGGCGAAGGCGAGGCCCCGCCGGAAGCGCGGCGCGGGCGTTCGCGCTTCGTGAACGGCGTCCGCCGCCCGCTCACGCATTTCGGATGCTCCTTCACGCACCTTGTAATGAACCTCGTCCGCGTCCCGTCTAGTCCCTCTCCCACGAGCGGCCAGCGCCGCCGAACGGAGATCGAAGATGTCGCAGCATTCGCCCCTGACCGGAACCCGCAACCTGATCCGCACGATCGCCATCAGCGTGGCGGCCACCGGTCTGCTGACATGGCTGGCCTTGGGCGGACGGACAGACGGCTTTCTAAGATTCTTGAGCGGGCTGGACATGCGACTGCATTGGCCAGACTTCGGTCTGATCGCGCGGGCGCCGCTGCAAATCCAGATTCACGTGGCGTCGGTCGCGGTCGCCCTGATCATTGGCGGCGCGCTGCTGACCGGTGTGAAGGGAAACACACAGCATCGCGTGCTTGGCTGGACCTGGTCGGTAGCCATGGCCTCCGCGGCGATCTCGTCCCTGTTCATCCAGACCATCCGGCCGGGTCATTTCAGCTTCCTGCACCTGTTCGCCGGCTGGACCCTGATCGCCCTGCCGTTCGCCATCGCCCAGGCGCGTCGCCACAATGTCCGGGTTCACGGCCGGATGATGACCGGCCTGTTCGTGGGCGGTCTGGTGATCGCCGGGATCACCGCCTTTGTGCCCGGCCGGATGATGTGGGAGATGATGTTCGGCTAGTCCCGCCATTGCCAAGCCCGCCGTGGCGGGCCTACGAACGGGACCATGAACGCTGCTACGCCGAAAAAGCCCCGGGCCAGCGGACGGGGGCGTCCGTCCAAACACGCGGGGCTGGATCTCAAGGAGACGATCCTCGATTCGGCCGAGCAGCTGTTCGCCCGTCACGGCTTCTATGGCGTCACCACCCGCCAGGTGGCGGCCGAGGCCGGCGTCGATACCGCCCTGATCCACTACTACTTCGGCGCCAAGCGCGAGCTGTTCGATGCGGTATTCCTGCGCCGGGCCGAGATTCTGAACCGCGAACGGGTGGCGTCCATGGACGCCTATGAGAAAGCCTCCGGCGGCGTTCTGACCAGCGAGGGCGTGATCGAAGCGTTCATCGATCCCCTGCTGCGCATCTCCGAAAACGGCGGGCCGGGCTGGAAGAGCTATTTCGCCTTGGTGGCCCAGGTGAACAACACGCCGGGCTGGGGCGGGGACACCATGCACCGCTTCTTCGATCCGGTGGTGCGCCGGCTGGTGGACGCGCTCAGCCGCGCTCTGCCAAAGGCCAGCCAGGCTGACCTGTTCTGGTGCTACGAGTTTCTGACCGGCTCGATGATGCTAGCCCTGTCGGAGACTGGCCGTATCGACGCCCTGTCCGACGGCCTGTGCCGGTCCAGCGACCTGGCGGCCATCCGCGCCCGTCTGTTCGCCTATTGCGCGGCCGGTTTCGAGGCCGTGGCGGCGCGCGGCAAGGGCTAAGCTCGCCAAGCGTCGGCGATGGCTTCACTGTGGCGCCAATTCATCATCTGATGAAAAATAATCGTGCTGCGTTCGGTCGCACTTTCGCGATGCATGAACTTCCGCAAAAACTGCGCCTAATTCGCACTTCGATGAATTTGCGAATCAACAAGGCGACCGAACGAACGGGCGCTAGGGAGGACGAGGATTATGAAATCCATTCTTAAAGTCGCGCTGCTCGCCAGCGCGGCGCAAGTCGCGTTCGTCTCGGGAGCTTTCGCCCAGGACGCCGCCCCCGCCACGCAACCCGGATTCAACATCGAGGAAGTGGTCGTCACGGCCCGCCGCCGTGAAGAGTCGCTCAAGGACGTCCCGGTCTCGGTCTCGGCTCTGGGAGCCGAGCGCCTGGAGGCCATGGGCGCCAGCGACATCACCACCCTGCAACAGCAGACCCCCAACGCCACGGTCCAGATCGCCCGCGGCTCGAACTCGACCCTGATCTCCTTCATCCGCGGCGTCGGCCAGCAGGACCCGCTTTGGGGCTTCGAGCCAGGCGTCGGCCTCTATGTGGACGACGTCTACGTGGCCCGTCCGCAGGGCGCGGTGCTGGATATCTTCGATATCGAGCGCATCGAAGTGCTGCGCGGCCCGCAAGGCACGCTGTACGGCCGCAACACCATCGGCGGCGCGATCAAGTACGTCACCAAGAAGCTCGACCTGACCCGCCCTCAGTTCACCGCCCGCGGCTCGCTGGGCTCCTACGACCAGCGCGACGTCGTGGTCACCGGCTCGGTGCCGCTGACTGACCAACTGGCCATCGGTGGCTCGGTCGCGTCCTATGACCGTGACGGTTTCGGCAAGAACCTGAACACCGGCGACGAGCACTACGACAAGGATGTCTTCGCCTACCGCGCCAGCGCTGAATACGCGCCGAACGACGACCTGTTCTTCCGGGTCGCCTATGACCGTGTGAAGGACGACTCCAACCCGCGTCACGGTCACCGGGAACTGCCGGGCACGGGGGCTGACGCCGCCGTCCTGGACGACGTCTATGACACCCGCGCCGGCATCGCCGGCAAGAACTCGGTCGAGACCGAGGGGTGGTCGGTCACCGGTCAGTGGAACGTCAACGACATCATCACCCTGAAGTCGATCAGCGCCGGCCGCGAAAGCTACACCGACACCATCATCGACTTTGACGGCACCCCGGCCCCGACGCTCGACATTCCGGCCTTCTACGCCGACGAGCAGTTCAGCCAGGAGTTCCAGGTCCAGTTCAACACCGACCGCGTCCAAGGCGTGGCCGGCGTCTACTACATGAACGGTTTCGCCAAGGGCGCCTTCGATACCGTCGCCGGCAACCTGGGCCTCGCCATCAATTCGTCGGGCAAGGTCTCCACCACCTCGCTGGCCGCCTTCGCCGACGTCAGCTTCGACATCACCGACCGCCTGAAGGCGTCGGTGGGCGGTCGCTGGACCCAGGACAGCAAGAACGCCAACGTGTTCCGCGCCTTCTATCTGGGCGCCACGCGCACCCCGATCCTGGGGGGCACGCCGCGCGCAATCTTGCAGACCCGCACCAACTATGTGGCGGACAAGGACTTCGAGGAGTTCACCCCGCGCTTCAGCGTCTCCTACGAGCTGAGCGACGATCTGACGGCTTACGCCTCCTACAGCGATGGCTTCAAGTCGGGCGGTTGGGACATGCGCGGCGACGCCTTCCTGACGCCGCAGACGGTCAACGGCTACGAGCCGGAGACAGTGAAGGCCTATGAAATCGGACTGAAAGGCTCGCTCTTCGAGCGCCGCCTGCAGTTCAGCTCCGCCTGGTTCTATTCAGACTACAAGGACCAGCAGATCACGACCCAGCAGGTGGCCACGCCGCCGCAGGTCGGCATCGCCTCCATCGTCGACAACGCCGGCGCCTCGACCATCTGGGGTGCGGAGTTCGAAGGTTCGGCCTATCTGACCCAAAGCCTGACGGCGAACTTCGCGGTCGGCTATCTGAACGCCGAATTCGACGAGTTCATCACCAACATCACTGGCACGCCGGTGGATATTTCCGACACCCGCGAGTTCCAGAACTCGCCGGAATGGTCGGGCTATCTGGGCGTCACCTACAAGACGGCCTTGGCCGGCGGCACGCTGCGCGTAACTCCGTCGCTGTCCTATCGCGACGACTATCACCTGTTCGACGTGGCTGATCCGGTCCTTGATCAGAAGGGCTACACCCTCGTTGACCTGGGCATCGTCTGGGATGCGCCGGGCGACCAGTGGCAGGTGGCCCTGTACGGCAAGAACCTGACCGACGAGGAATATCGCGTCGGCGGCTACAGCTTCCCGGGCGCGACCTACAACAACTCGATCATCGGCTTCTACGGCCCGCCGCGGACCTGGACCGCGACGATCCAGTACAAGTTCTAAGCACGACTTGAGGGGGCGGCGGTTTCGAAAGGAGCCGCCGCCCTTTCCTTGTCCGCCTTCCGTCTGCAAGAGTGCAGGCCAAGCTTCATGATCATGGATCGCTGATGACCACCCCGACGACGACCCCGGCGCCGAGCCCGCGCTATCGCGCCTATGTCCTGTTCATTCTGGTGGTGGTCTACACCTTCAATTTTCTGGATCGGCAGATCCTCGGCATCCTCAAGGAGCCGATCAAGGCTGATCTTGGCCTGACCGACACCCAACTGGGCCTGATGGGCGGCGTAGCCTTCGCCGCGCTCTACACGACCCTGGCCGTGCCGATCGCCTGGATGGCCGATCGGTTCAGCCGCACTTGGATCATGACGGGCGCCTTGACGGTCTGGAGCGGCTTCACCGCCGTCTGCGGCCTGGCGGGCGGCTTCTGGTCGCTGTTTTTCGCCCGCATGGGCGTCGGCGTGGGCGAGGCGGGCGGCGTGGCCCCGGCCTATTCGATGATCGCCGACTATTTCCCCAAGGCGCAGCGCGCCCGCGCTCTGGCTGTCTATTCCTTCGGCATTCCCGTGGGCACCGCCATGGGCGTGCTGTTCGGCGGGCTGATCGCGGCGGCGGTGGACTGGCGCGCGGCCTTTATCGTCGTGGGTCTGGCCGGGGTGCTGATCGCGCCAATCTTCCGCCTGACCGTCAAGGATCCGCGCCGCGGCGGCTATGAGAACCTGCCTGCGGTCGAGGCGACGCCCGAAAAAGCGCCTAGCCTGATGCAGGTGGTGCGCACCGTGGCACCCAAGCCCAGCTTCTGGTTGCTGTCGTTCGGCGCGGCCTGTTCGTCGGTCTGCGGCTACGGCGTGGCCTTCTGGCTGCCGTCCTTCTTCATGCGCAGCCTGGGCCTGACCCTGGTGGAGACCTCCTGGTTCTACAGCGGCGTCGCCCTGTTCGGCGGTGTGGCGGGTATTTGGCTCGGCGGCTGGCTGGGCGACCGCTTCGGCGGCAAGACCAAGGGCGCCTACGCTTTTGTGCCGGCGATCTGCTTCCTGGTGGCCCTGCCATGCTTCCTTCTGGCCATGAACACCAAGTCCCTGGTGCTGTCGTTCCTGATCTTCCTGATTCCCACCGGACTGAACCTGGCTTGGGCGGGACCGGTGATCACCGCCGCCCAACACATGGCCCCCGCGACCATGCGTTCGACGGCCTCGGCGCTGTTCCTGCTGATCAACAATCTGTTCGGCATCGCCGTCGGTCTTTGGTTCTTCGGATTCGCCTCTGACCTGCTGGCGCCGCGCTTTGGAGCCGAATCCATGCGCTACGCCATCTATTTCGGGCTCGGATTCTACCTGCTCAGCGCAACGCTTCTGCTGCTGGCGTCGCGTCGTCTGGCGAAAGATTGGGTGGATTAGGGGCGGGTTGGGGTTGATCGGCCCCAACAAGCGCGGCTTTTTGGTTCGAACGGCGCTATTCGACCGAGCCCGGTTGCGCCTGCGAAATGCCGCTCCTATAACGCCGCGACTTCCCGAAAGCGCATCGGCGACCGGAACCTCATGAACATCCACGAACATCAAGCCAAAGCCGTTCTCGCAGAGTTCGGCGTTCCCGTTCCGCGCGGCTTCGCCGCCTTCACCCCCGCGGAGGCCGAAGAGGCCGCCAAGAAGCTGGGTGGTCCGGTCTTCGTCGTGAAGAGCCAGATCCACGCCGGCGGCCGCGGCAAGGGCAAGTTCGAGGGCCTCGCCCCCGACGCCAAAGGCGGCGTCCGCGTCGTCAAGTCGGTGGAAGAGGTCAAGTCCAACGCCGCCGAAATGCTCGGCCGCGTGCTGGTGACCCACCAGACAGGCCCCAAGGGCAAGCAGGTCAACCGCCTCTACATCGAAGAAGGCGCGGCGATCGCGAAAGAATTCTACCTGTCGCTGCTGGTCGACCGTGAGACCAGCCACGTTTCGGTGGTCTGCTCCACCGAAGGCGGCATGGACATCGAGGACGTGGCGCACGCCACCCCTGAAAAAATCCACACCTTCTCGATCGACCCCGCCACCGGCGTGTGGCCGACCCACCAGCGCGCGCTCGCCAAGAGCCTGGGCC is a window of Caulobacter sp. NIBR2454 DNA encoding:
- a CDS encoding spinster family MFS transporter; the encoded protein is MTTPTTTPAPSPRYRAYVLFILVVVYTFNFLDRQILGILKEPIKADLGLTDTQLGLMGGVAFAALYTTLAVPIAWMADRFSRTWIMTGALTVWSGFTAVCGLAGGFWSLFFARMGVGVGEAGGVAPAYSMIADYFPKAQRARALAVYSFGIPVGTAMGVLFGGLIAAAVDWRAAFIVVGLAGVLIAPIFRLTVKDPRRGGYENLPAVEATPEKAPSLMQVVRTVAPKPSFWLLSFGAACSSVCGYGVAFWLPSFFMRSLGLTLVETSWFYSGVALFGGVAGIWLGGWLGDRFGGKTKGAYAFVPAICFLVALPCFLLAMNTKSLVLSFLIFLIPTGLNLAWAGPVITAAQHMAPATMRSTASALFLLINNLFGIAVGLWFFGFASDLLAPRFGAESMRYAIYFGLGFYLLSATLLLLASRRLAKDWVD
- a CDS encoding TetR/AcrR family transcriptional regulator, which produces MNAATPKKPRASGRGRPSKHAGLDLKETILDSAEQLFARHGFYGVTTRQVAAEAGVDTALIHYYFGAKRELFDAVFLRRAEILNRERVASMDAYEKASGGVLTSEGVIEAFIDPLLRISENGGPGWKSYFALVAQVNNTPGWGGDTMHRFFDPVVRRLVDALSRALPKASQADLFWCYEFLTGSMMLALSETGRIDALSDGLCRSSDLAAIRARLFAYCAAGFEAVAARGKG
- a CDS encoding TonB-dependent receptor, which produces MKSILKVALLASAAQVAFVSGAFAQDAAPATQPGFNIEEVVVTARRREESLKDVPVSVSALGAERLEAMGASDITTLQQQTPNATVQIARGSNSTLISFIRGVGQQDPLWGFEPGVGLYVDDVYVARPQGAVLDIFDIERIEVLRGPQGTLYGRNTIGGAIKYVTKKLDLTRPQFTARGSLGSYDQRDVVVTGSVPLTDQLAIGGSVASYDRDGFGKNLNTGDEHYDKDVFAYRASAEYAPNDDLFFRVAYDRVKDDSNPRHGHRELPGTGADAAVLDDVYDTRAGIAGKNSVETEGWSVTGQWNVNDIITLKSISAGRESYTDTIIDFDGTPAPTLDIPAFYADEQFSQEFQVQFNTDRVQGVAGVYYMNGFAKGAFDTVAGNLGLAINSSGKVSTTSLAAFADVSFDITDRLKASVGGRWTQDSKNANVFRAFYLGATRTPILGGTPRAILQTRTNYVADKDFEEFTPRFSVSYELSDDLTAYASYSDGFKSGGWDMRGDAFLTPQTVNGYEPETVKAYEIGLKGSLFERRLQFSSAWFYSDYKDQQITTQQVATPPQVGIASIVDNAGASTIWGAEFEGSAYLTQSLTANFAVGYLNAEFDEFITNITGTPVDISDTREFQNSPEWSGYLGVTYKTALAGGTLRVTPSLSYRDDYHLFDVADPVLDQKGYTLVDLGIVWDAPGDQWQVALYGKNLTDEEYRVGGYSFPGATYNNSIIGFYGPPRTWTATIQYKF
- a CDS encoding DUF2306 domain-containing protein; its protein translation is MSQHSPLTGTRNLIRTIAISVAATGLLTWLALGGRTDGFLRFLSGLDMRLHWPDFGLIARAPLQIQIHVASVAVALIIGGALLTGVKGNTQHRVLGWTWSVAMASAAISSLFIQTIRPGHFSFLHLFAGWTLIALPFAIAQARRHNVRVHGRMMTGLFVGGLVIAGITAFVPGRMMWEMMFG